One segment of Pleuronectes platessa chromosome 21, fPlePla1.1, whole genome shotgun sequence DNA contains the following:
- the LOC128426476 gene encoding ATP-dependent RNA helicase DHX8 isoform X2: protein MSASDEIKRLEYLSLVSKVCTELENHLEISEKDLAEFVISLAETHPTFDAFKAVLTKNGADFTDTLIGNVLRLINTMRPSPSTSKDVKPPSEQDKLKDKYPALCQPDDPMWMPPAVHINRDDEQVAAAAMKELEMLMPNVCGIISDSSGCKRSRSGECVEEMNHKPKRKRPSRWSDHPPTPERDKDKDNNNIKEKEVTHHQQQQQQQQQHQQQEEEEKERCHNRPVDKPLSDEPVVGDIYNGKISSLMQFGCFVQLEGLRKRWEGLVHISELRKEGRIANVADVVTRAQKVKVKVLSFTGSKTSLSMKDVDQETGEDLNPNRRRNLDTGVNSETMRNPDRPTDANLIEVEDKPTDHKRLAKITDLEKWEIKQMIAANVLPKEEFPEFDEETGILPKIDEDEDQDVEIDLVEEEPPFLQGQTKWTLNMSPVKIVKNPDGSLSQAAMMQSALSKERRELKQQARAAEMDCIPTGLHKNWIDPMPDYEGRQIAANMRGIGVMPVDVPAWKRYACGGNQVSYGQKTELSILQQRESLPIFKLKEQLIQAVHDNQMLIVVGETGSGKTTQITQYLAEVGYTTRGKIGCTQPRRVAAMSVAKRVSEEYGCRLGQEVGYTIRFEDCTSTETVIKYMTHGMLQRECLIDPDMSQYSLIMLDEAHERTIHTDVLFGLLKKTMQKRKDLKLIVSSATLDAVKFSQYFYEAPIFTIPGRAFPVEVLYCKEPETDYLDASLITVMQIHLTEPPGDVLVFLTGQEEIDTACEILYDRMNSLGPNVPELIILPVYSALPSEMQTRIFDPAPPGSRKVIIATNIAETSLTIDGIYYVVDPGFVKQIVYNSKTGIDQLLVTPISQAQAKQRAGRAGRTGPGKCYRLYTERAYRDEMLTSNVPEIQRTSLASTVLSLKAMGINDLMAFDFMDAPPMETLIIAMEQLYTLGALDDEGLLTRLGRRMAEFPLEPMLCKMLIMSVHLACSEEMLTIVSMLSVQNIFYRPKDKQAQADQRKTKFFQAEGDHLTLLSVYNSWKNNKFSSPWCFENFIQARSLKRAQDIRKQMLSIMDRHMLDVVSCGKSTMRVQKAICSGYFRNSARKHPQDGYRTLIDQQVVYLHPSSTLFNRQPEWLVYHELVLTTKEYMREVTTIDPRWLVEFAPAFFRVADPTRLSRQKRQQKLEPLYNRYEEPNAWRISRAFRKR from the exons ATGTCCGCTTCAGACGAAATCAAACGTCTGGAGTATCTGTCTCTGGTGTCGAAGGTCTGCACGGAGCTGGAGAACCACCTGGAGATCAGCGAGAAGGACCTGG ccgaGTTCGTCATCAGCCTCGCGGAGACGCACCCGACGTTCGACGCCTTCAAAGCGGTTCTGACAAAAAATGGAGCCGATTTCACT GACACCCTCATTGGAAACGTCCTGCGACTTATCAACACGATGCGACCCTCGCCTTCTACAAGCAAAG ACGTGAAGCCACCAAGTGAGCAGGACAAGCTGAAGGATAAATATCCGGCTCTGTGTCAACCTGATGATCCCATGTGGATG CCCCCCGCTGTTCACATCAATAGAGATGATGAGCAGGTGGCCGCCGCAGccatgaaggagctggagatGCTTATGCCCAATGTCTGTGGGATAATCTCTGACAGCAG CGGATGTAAGAGAAGTCGATCAGGAGAATGTGTCGAAGAAATGAACCACAAGCCGAAAAGGAAACGTCCGTCTCGCTGGAGCGACCATCCGCCGACCccggagagagacaaagacaaagacaacaacaacattaaagagaaagaagtgacgcaccaccagcagcagcagcagcagcagcagcagcatcagcagcaggaggaggaggagaaggaacgCTGTCACAACCGACCCGTGGACAAGCCTCTGTCAGACGAGCCGGTGGTGGGAGACATCTACAACGGCAAAATTAGCAGCCTGATGCAGTTTGGTTGTTTTGTGCAGCTGGAGGGTCTCAG GAAACGCTGGGAGGGCCTGGTGCACATCTCAGAGCTGCGTAAAGAAGGACGTATTGCAAACGTGGCCGATGTGGTCACCAGAGCCCAGAAGGTGAAGGTCAAGGTTCTGTCCTTCACAGGAAGCAAAACCAGCCTGAGCATGAAG GATGTAGACCAGGAGACGGGGGAGGACCTGAATCCCAACAGGAGACGGAACCTGGACACCGGAGTGAATAGTGAAACCATGAGGAATCCCGATCGCCCCACAGACGCCAACCTCATCGAGGTCGAGGACAAACCCACGGATCACAAGCGGCTCGCCAAGATAACTGACCTGGAGAAGTGGGAGATCAAACAG ATGATTGCAGCCAATGTCCTCCCCAAAGAAGAGTTCCCAGAATTTGACGAGGAGACGGGAATCCTTCCCAAGATAGACGAGGACGAAG ATCAAGACGTAGAGATCGATCTGGTTGAAGAGGAGCCACCGTTTCTACAGGGACAGACAAAGTGGACCTTGAACATGAGCCCAGTCAAAATAGTGAAG AACCCGGACGGCTCCCTGTCCCAAGCAGCCATGATGCAGAGCGCTCTGTCCAAGGAGAGACgagagctgaagcagcaggcGCGAGCAGCCGAGATGGACTGCATCCCCACTGGTCTCCACAAGAACTGGATCGACCCCATGCCCGACT ATGAAGGAAGGCAGATCGCCGCCAACATGAGAGGCATCGGCGTGATGCCCGTGGACGTGCCGGCGTGGAAACGCTACGCCTGCGGGGGGAACCAGGTTTCCTACGGCCAGAAGACGGAGctctccatcctgcagcagagggagagTTTACCTATCTTCAAACTCAAGGAGCAGCTCATTCAG GCTGTCCACGACAACCAGATGTTGATTGTAGTGGGAGAAACTGGGTCCGGTAAGACCACACAGATCACCCAGTACCTGGCAGAGGTCGGCTACACCACCCGGGGGAAGATTGGTTGTACGCAGCCCCGTCGAGTAGCCGCCATGTCGGTGGCCAAGAGAGTGTCTGAGGAGTACGGCTGCCGTTTAGGTCAAGAG GTGGGTTACACCATTCGTTTCGAGGACTGCACCAGCACAGAGACGGTGATCAAGTACATGACCCACGGGATGCTGCAGAGGGAGTGTCTGATCGACCCGGACATGAGCCAGTACTCCCTCATCATGCTGGACGAGGCCCACGAGAGGACGATCCACACAGACGTCCTGTTTGGCCTCCTCAAGAAG ACGATGCAGAAACGCAAAGACCTGAAGCTCATCGTCTCCTCTGCTACACTGGACGCCGTCAAATTCTCCCAGTATTTCTATGAAGCTCCCATCTTCACCATCCCGGGAAGAGCTTTCCCAGTGGAGGTTCTCTACTGCAAAGAGCCTGAGACCGACTACCTGGATGCCAGTCTCATCACCGTCATGCAGATCCACTTAACTGAGCCTCCAG GTGACGTCCTGGTGTTTCTGACGGGTCAGGAGGAGATCGACACGGCCTGTGAGATCCTGTACGACCGGATGAACTCGCTGGGGCCAAATGTTCCTGAGCTGATTATTCTGCCCGTCTACTCGGCCCTGCCCAGCGAGATGCAGACCAGAATCTTTGACCCGGCACCACCAGGCAGCAGAAAG GTGATCATTGCCACTAACATCGCCGAGACGTCTCTGACCATCGATGGAATCTACTACGTGGTCGATCCTGGTTTCGTCAAGCAGATCGTGTACAACTCCAAGACCGGCATCGACCAACTGCTGGTGACTCCCATCTCACAG GCCCAGGCCAAGCAGCGGGCGGGTCGAGCCGGCAGGACGGGTCCAGGGAAGTGTTACCGGCTCTACACAGAGAGAGCCTACAGGGACGAGATGCTGACGAGCAACGTGCCTGAGATCCAGAGAACCAGTCTGGCCAGTACAGTGCTGTCTCTGAAG GCCATGGGTATAAACGACCTCATGGCTTTCGACTTCATGGACGCTCCGCCCATGGAGACTCTGATCATAGCCATGGAGCAGCTCTACACTCTGGGCGCTCTGGACGATGAGGGTTTGCTCACCCGGCTCGGCAGAAGG ATGGCCGAGTTCCCTCTGGAGCCGATGCTCTGTAAGATGTTGATCATGTCCGTGCATCTGGCGTGCAGCGAGGAGATGCTCACCATCGTGTCCATGCTGTCGGTTCAGAACATCTTCTACAGACCGAAG GACAAACAGGCGCAGGCCGACCAGAGGAAGACAAAGTTCTTCCAGGCGGAGGGAGACCACCTCACGCTGCTGTCTGTTTACAACTCCTGGAAGAACAACAAGTTCTCCAGCCCCTGGTGCTTCGAGAACTTCATCCAGGCTCGTTCTTTGAAGAGAGCTCAGGACATTCGGAAGCAGATGCTGAGCATCATGGACAG GCACATGCTGGACGTGGTGTCTTGTGGGAAAAGCACCATGCGGGTCCAGAAAGCTATTTGCAGCGGTTACTTCAGGAACTCGGCCAGGAAGCACCCGCAGGACGGCTACCGCACCCTGATCGACCAGCAGGTGGTGTACCTCCACCCGTCCAGCACCCTGTTCAACCGCCAGCCGGAGTG GCTGGTGTATCACGAGCTGGTGCTGACCACTAAGGAGTACATGCGGGAGGTGACCACCATCGACCCGCGCTGGCTGGTGGAGTTCGCCCCGGCGTTCTTCAGAGTGGCCGACCCGACGCGCCTCAGTCGACAGAAGCGGCAGCAGAAGCTGGAGCCGCTGTACAACCGCTACGAGGAGCCCAACGCCTGGAGGATCTCCCGCGCCTTCAGGAAACGCTGA
- the LOC128426476 gene encoding ATP-dependent RNA helicase DHX8 isoform X1 produces MSASDEIKRLEYLSLVSKVCTELENHLEISEKDLAEFVISLAETHPTFDAFKAVLTKNGADFTDTLIGNVLRLINTMRPSPSTSKDVKPPSEQDKLKDKYPALCQPDDPMWMPPAVHINRDDEQVAAAAMKELEMLMPNVCGIISDSRGRDADRESGCKRSRSGECVEEMNHKPKRKRPSRWSDHPPTPERDKDKDNNNIKEKEVTHHQQQQQQQQQHQQQEEEEKERCHNRPVDKPLSDEPVVGDIYNGKISSLMQFGCFVQLEGLRKRWEGLVHISELRKEGRIANVADVVTRAQKVKVKVLSFTGSKTSLSMKDVDQETGEDLNPNRRRNLDTGVNSETMRNPDRPTDANLIEVEDKPTDHKRLAKITDLEKWEIKQMIAANVLPKEEFPEFDEETGILPKIDEDEDQDVEIDLVEEEPPFLQGQTKWTLNMSPVKIVKNPDGSLSQAAMMQSALSKERRELKQQARAAEMDCIPTGLHKNWIDPMPDYEGRQIAANMRGIGVMPVDVPAWKRYACGGNQVSYGQKTELSILQQRESLPIFKLKEQLIQAVHDNQMLIVVGETGSGKTTQITQYLAEVGYTTRGKIGCTQPRRVAAMSVAKRVSEEYGCRLGQEVGYTIRFEDCTSTETVIKYMTHGMLQRECLIDPDMSQYSLIMLDEAHERTIHTDVLFGLLKKTMQKRKDLKLIVSSATLDAVKFSQYFYEAPIFTIPGRAFPVEVLYCKEPETDYLDASLITVMQIHLTEPPGDVLVFLTGQEEIDTACEILYDRMNSLGPNVPELIILPVYSALPSEMQTRIFDPAPPGSRKVIIATNIAETSLTIDGIYYVVDPGFVKQIVYNSKTGIDQLLVTPISQAQAKQRAGRAGRTGPGKCYRLYTERAYRDEMLTSNVPEIQRTSLASTVLSLKAMGINDLMAFDFMDAPPMETLIIAMEQLYTLGALDDEGLLTRLGRRMAEFPLEPMLCKMLIMSVHLACSEEMLTIVSMLSVQNIFYRPKDKQAQADQRKTKFFQAEGDHLTLLSVYNSWKNNKFSSPWCFENFIQARSLKRAQDIRKQMLSIMDRHMLDVVSCGKSTMRVQKAICSGYFRNSARKHPQDGYRTLIDQQVVYLHPSSTLFNRQPEWLVYHELVLTTKEYMREVTTIDPRWLVEFAPAFFRVADPTRLSRQKRQQKLEPLYNRYEEPNAWRISRAFRKR; encoded by the exons ATGTCCGCTTCAGACGAAATCAAACGTCTGGAGTATCTGTCTCTGGTGTCGAAGGTCTGCACGGAGCTGGAGAACCACCTGGAGATCAGCGAGAAGGACCTGG ccgaGTTCGTCATCAGCCTCGCGGAGACGCACCCGACGTTCGACGCCTTCAAAGCGGTTCTGACAAAAAATGGAGCCGATTTCACT GACACCCTCATTGGAAACGTCCTGCGACTTATCAACACGATGCGACCCTCGCCTTCTACAAGCAAAG ACGTGAAGCCACCAAGTGAGCAGGACAAGCTGAAGGATAAATATCCGGCTCTGTGTCAACCTGATGATCCCATGTGGATG CCCCCCGCTGTTCACATCAATAGAGATGATGAGCAGGTGGCCGCCGCAGccatgaaggagctggagatGCTTATGCCCAATGTCTGTGGGATAATCTCTGACAGCAG AGGTCGAGATGCAGACAGAGAAAGCGGATGTAAGAGAAGTCGATCAGGAGAATGTGTCGAAGAAATGAACCACAAGCCGAAAAGGAAACGTCCGTCTCGCTGGAGCGACCATCCGCCGACCccggagagagacaaagacaaagacaacaacaacattaaagagaaagaagtgacgcaccaccagcagcagcagcagcagcagcagcagcatcagcagcaggaggaggaggagaaggaacgCTGTCACAACCGACCCGTGGACAAGCCTCTGTCAGACGAGCCGGTGGTGGGAGACATCTACAACGGCAAAATTAGCAGCCTGATGCAGTTTGGTTGTTTTGTGCAGCTGGAGGGTCTCAG GAAACGCTGGGAGGGCCTGGTGCACATCTCAGAGCTGCGTAAAGAAGGACGTATTGCAAACGTGGCCGATGTGGTCACCAGAGCCCAGAAGGTGAAGGTCAAGGTTCTGTCCTTCACAGGAAGCAAAACCAGCCTGAGCATGAAG GATGTAGACCAGGAGACGGGGGAGGACCTGAATCCCAACAGGAGACGGAACCTGGACACCGGAGTGAATAGTGAAACCATGAGGAATCCCGATCGCCCCACAGACGCCAACCTCATCGAGGTCGAGGACAAACCCACGGATCACAAGCGGCTCGCCAAGATAACTGACCTGGAGAAGTGGGAGATCAAACAG ATGATTGCAGCCAATGTCCTCCCCAAAGAAGAGTTCCCAGAATTTGACGAGGAGACGGGAATCCTTCCCAAGATAGACGAGGACGAAG ATCAAGACGTAGAGATCGATCTGGTTGAAGAGGAGCCACCGTTTCTACAGGGACAGACAAAGTGGACCTTGAACATGAGCCCAGTCAAAATAGTGAAG AACCCGGACGGCTCCCTGTCCCAAGCAGCCATGATGCAGAGCGCTCTGTCCAAGGAGAGACgagagctgaagcagcaggcGCGAGCAGCCGAGATGGACTGCATCCCCACTGGTCTCCACAAGAACTGGATCGACCCCATGCCCGACT ATGAAGGAAGGCAGATCGCCGCCAACATGAGAGGCATCGGCGTGATGCCCGTGGACGTGCCGGCGTGGAAACGCTACGCCTGCGGGGGGAACCAGGTTTCCTACGGCCAGAAGACGGAGctctccatcctgcagcagagggagagTTTACCTATCTTCAAACTCAAGGAGCAGCTCATTCAG GCTGTCCACGACAACCAGATGTTGATTGTAGTGGGAGAAACTGGGTCCGGTAAGACCACACAGATCACCCAGTACCTGGCAGAGGTCGGCTACACCACCCGGGGGAAGATTGGTTGTACGCAGCCCCGTCGAGTAGCCGCCATGTCGGTGGCCAAGAGAGTGTCTGAGGAGTACGGCTGCCGTTTAGGTCAAGAG GTGGGTTACACCATTCGTTTCGAGGACTGCACCAGCACAGAGACGGTGATCAAGTACATGACCCACGGGATGCTGCAGAGGGAGTGTCTGATCGACCCGGACATGAGCCAGTACTCCCTCATCATGCTGGACGAGGCCCACGAGAGGACGATCCACACAGACGTCCTGTTTGGCCTCCTCAAGAAG ACGATGCAGAAACGCAAAGACCTGAAGCTCATCGTCTCCTCTGCTACACTGGACGCCGTCAAATTCTCCCAGTATTTCTATGAAGCTCCCATCTTCACCATCCCGGGAAGAGCTTTCCCAGTGGAGGTTCTCTACTGCAAAGAGCCTGAGACCGACTACCTGGATGCCAGTCTCATCACCGTCATGCAGATCCACTTAACTGAGCCTCCAG GTGACGTCCTGGTGTTTCTGACGGGTCAGGAGGAGATCGACACGGCCTGTGAGATCCTGTACGACCGGATGAACTCGCTGGGGCCAAATGTTCCTGAGCTGATTATTCTGCCCGTCTACTCGGCCCTGCCCAGCGAGATGCAGACCAGAATCTTTGACCCGGCACCACCAGGCAGCAGAAAG GTGATCATTGCCACTAACATCGCCGAGACGTCTCTGACCATCGATGGAATCTACTACGTGGTCGATCCTGGTTTCGTCAAGCAGATCGTGTACAACTCCAAGACCGGCATCGACCAACTGCTGGTGACTCCCATCTCACAG GCCCAGGCCAAGCAGCGGGCGGGTCGAGCCGGCAGGACGGGTCCAGGGAAGTGTTACCGGCTCTACACAGAGAGAGCCTACAGGGACGAGATGCTGACGAGCAACGTGCCTGAGATCCAGAGAACCAGTCTGGCCAGTACAGTGCTGTCTCTGAAG GCCATGGGTATAAACGACCTCATGGCTTTCGACTTCATGGACGCTCCGCCCATGGAGACTCTGATCATAGCCATGGAGCAGCTCTACACTCTGGGCGCTCTGGACGATGAGGGTTTGCTCACCCGGCTCGGCAGAAGG ATGGCCGAGTTCCCTCTGGAGCCGATGCTCTGTAAGATGTTGATCATGTCCGTGCATCTGGCGTGCAGCGAGGAGATGCTCACCATCGTGTCCATGCTGTCGGTTCAGAACATCTTCTACAGACCGAAG GACAAACAGGCGCAGGCCGACCAGAGGAAGACAAAGTTCTTCCAGGCGGAGGGAGACCACCTCACGCTGCTGTCTGTTTACAACTCCTGGAAGAACAACAAGTTCTCCAGCCCCTGGTGCTTCGAGAACTTCATCCAGGCTCGTTCTTTGAAGAGAGCTCAGGACATTCGGAAGCAGATGCTGAGCATCATGGACAG GCACATGCTGGACGTGGTGTCTTGTGGGAAAAGCACCATGCGGGTCCAGAAAGCTATTTGCAGCGGTTACTTCAGGAACTCGGCCAGGAAGCACCCGCAGGACGGCTACCGCACCCTGATCGACCAGCAGGTGGTGTACCTCCACCCGTCCAGCACCCTGTTCAACCGCCAGCCGGAGTG GCTGGTGTATCACGAGCTGGTGCTGACCACTAAGGAGTACATGCGGGAGGTGACCACCATCGACCCGCGCTGGCTGGTGGAGTTCGCCCCGGCGTTCTTCAGAGTGGCCGACCCGACGCGCCTCAGTCGACAGAAGCGGCAGCAGAAGCTGGAGCCGCTGTACAACCGCTACGAGGAGCCCAACGCCTGGAGGATCTCCCGCGCCTTCAGGAAACGCTGA